The nucleotide window AGCCTCTGTTTGTTGTTCTGGTGCTTCCCCTGGtgtctccctgtgctcctgagcAGGGTTTtgaggaggctgtgctggtgtgaGGCCTCTGTGTCAGAGGAAGTGAGGTTTAGCTACAGAGAACTCGCGCTTTGGGCTGCGGCTGGCGACGCTCGGCTGCTCTGAGGGACGGCAGCACTTCAGGGTGTGGGGCTtcaagaactgaaataaaattccaggCACCATAACAGGGCCCTCAGGCAGCCAGGTACAGATTCCCCTACAACACATGAACTCCCCAGGTGTGGCATTCCCTGGAATGGGTTCAAAAAGGGAAATGTAAAGGAAGTGTTTCTGGATGtaagcagcctgggatggtaGCAAAAGTCAGATTGTCACTGTGTTCTGCTCCCCTCCTTTATTTGAAGAGCATAATGGAATCTGAGTGATTGTGCTGGTGTGCTTTctccaaaaacattttttcctatcATTTCATGATGTTAAAACTCTGATGAGTTACTCAAAAGTGGTAGAAAAGTGGGGAACTGCtgaattgctgctgttttgtcacaggggaaggagaagggagaagctTAAATATTACATAGAGTCTGAACTCGTGGTGTTTCAGAAGTTTTCTGCTATGTGGTGCtaacttctgctttttgtaaataccatggttttgcttttgcaaTAATCCTTATGTATTTCAGTGAGTTATGACAAATGTAGTGTAAGTGCATCACTTAACTCTGTATCTCTTTTTTATTAGCTAAGGACACAGATATTATAGATGAAGCCATCTACTACTTCAAAGctaatgttttcttcaaaaattatgaaattaagGTAATTTTTTGAGATACTGAGCATATTCTAGTTCTTTGGAGAGTTGGTGCTGtgaatataaatttattttcagggaaGTAATTCTAGAAGATCACAAAAACTCCCCTTCCACTTAATCTTTAAAGCTGGGTAAATGTCATGAATTgcaattctctctctctcatggGGAAACTATAGCCCAAAATGGCTTGAATTCATTCCTGTTTAAGAATTTATCAGTCCCACAAAGTCCTGTAATCTAAGAGTTCCTGCTTTTGTTCTGCAGAATGAGGCTGACAGAACCCTCATCTATGTGACCCTCTACATTTCTGAGTGCctgaaaaagctgcaaaagGTAAGAAAACCGAATTTCTGTGCAAGTGGGAAACAGTCTGTTCTGAGGATTGTTCTAAGGAAAGGATTTCCTGATATTCTCCTTCCAGGGGAACAAATAATCCTGTTCACCCCAGTCCCAGTTGTCAGAGCCTCAAATACTCCAATGCTGTGGATGTGCTGTTTTGATCTTCTTGATGAGTTTTGATGTTCCAGATTTGTAAAACATTTGGGTCTGATGCTGTGTCAGCTTTTGTTCATAACTGTTAACCCATTGTTTGCCTGGTTCTTCCAGTGTAATTCCAAAGgccagggagagaaggaaatgtaCACACTAGGAATCACTAACTTCCCAATCCCAGGGGAGCCAGGCTTTCCACTTAACGCCATTTACGCCAAACCTGCCAACAAGCAGGAGGAAGGTAAGGCTGACCCAGGGCCTCACACTTTATTAACAGCACTTTTGTGGCTGCAGTTAGAAAAATTACTGCTAAAACTAAATGTTCTAAATCTGCAGTCTGTCTTCTGAAGGCAGCACAAGCTGGATTTTCTGACCTTGAGGATTCCCCTGGTTCCATAAATTGGGAAAACCAGCGGGGAGTCCCTGCAGATGTGAAACTCCCTCTCTGCTTTAAGCAGTGATGTCTGATGCGTCCCTGTTAAATCCAGTTTGAGTTGGTGCTGCCCAGTTTACCCtggttttgctgtgctgctttcagagGTGATGAGAGCctacctgcagcagctgaggcaaGAAACCGGCCT belongs to Parus major isolate Abel chromosome 15, Parus_major1.1, whole genome shotgun sequence and includes:
- the ARPC3 gene encoding actin-related protein 2/3 complex subunit 3, whose translation is MPAYHSTLMDSDTKLIGNMALLPIRSQFKGPAPRETKDTDIIDEAIYYFKANVFFKNYEIKNEADRTLIYVTLYISECLKKLQKCNSKGQGEKEMYTLGITNFPIPGEPGFPLNAIYAKPANKQEEEVMRAYLQQLRQETGLRLCDKVFDPQSDKPSKWWICFVKRQFMNKSLSGPGQ